In Leptospiraceae bacterium, one DNA window encodes the following:
- the thrC gene encoding threonine synthase encodes MNNSISQFTAKFSCINENCNETYPLNEIVYNCKKCGDLLEVTHDLNSLKKISSENWKSIFNERYRSTKEPFTSGVWGKKEWVLPEIPNEHIITSGEGNSHLFHSERFANDLGLEGLYIKQCGVSHTGSFKDLGMTVLVSQVNSMKKSGSQVRAVACASTGDTSAALASYAAKAGIPAIVFLPSNKVSPAQLIQPVSNGAKVISLETDFDGCMEIVKQVSEESGIYLANSMNSLRVEGQKSISPEIVQQLDWNVPDWVIIPGGNLGNVSALGKGFEMLSNLGIIKKLPRIAVAQSQNANPLYKSYLNHFQEFQPVIAKKTLASAIQIGNPVSVKKAIRILQKFDGVVEEASESELSDAAAKGDLYGLYNDPHTGVALAALFKLLNKKVIQKGQRVVVISTANGLKFTEFKVNFHEGKIENINKKLMNSIIPCKANIQEVKERLKQILQ; translated from the coding sequence ATGAACAATTCGATTTCACAGTTTACCGCAAAATTTTCCTGTATCAATGAAAATTGCAACGAAACCTACCCATTAAACGAGATAGTTTACAATTGCAAAAAATGCGGGGATCTCTTAGAGGTTACCCATGATCTAAATTCGTTAAAAAAAATATCTTCCGAAAACTGGAAATCTATTTTTAATGAGAGGTACAGGTCAACAAAAGAGCCTTTTACATCAGGTGTCTGGGGTAAAAAAGAATGGGTGTTGCCTGAAATTCCAAACGAACATATCATTACATCCGGTGAGGGAAACTCGCATCTTTTTCATTCAGAACGATTTGCTAATGACTTGGGGCTTGAAGGTCTTTATATAAAACAATGCGGTGTATCTCACACAGGCTCTTTCAAAGACCTTGGAATGACTGTGCTTGTAAGCCAAGTAAACTCCATGAAAAAATCAGGCAGCCAAGTTCGCGCAGTGGCTTGTGCAAGTACCGGAGACACATCGGCTGCATTGGCTTCTTATGCAGCAAAAGCAGGAATTCCTGCAATCGTATTTTTACCTTCCAATAAAGTTTCTCCTGCCCAACTGATCCAGCCTGTGTCCAATGGTGCCAAAGTCATCTCCCTTGAAACTGATTTTGACGGTTGCATGGAAATCGTAAAACAAGTTTCAGAAGAAAGCGGTATTTATCTTGCGAATTCCATGAATTCACTTAGGGTAGAAGGACAAAAGTCAATATCCCCGGAAATTGTACAACAATTGGATTGGAATGTGCCGGACTGGGTGATTATACCCGGTGGAAATCTTGGGAATGTATCTGCCCTCGGTAAAGGTTTTGAAATGTTGAGCAATCTTGGAATTATAAAAAAACTACCTCGAATCGCAGTGGCTCAATCTCAAAATGCAAATCCATTGTATAAGTCTTACTTGAATCATTTTCAGGAGTTTCAACCTGTTATTGCAAAAAAAACATTAGCTTCGGCAATCCAAATCGGAAATCCCGTGTCTGTTAAAAAAGCAATCCGAATACTACAAAAATTTGATGGAGTTGTAGAGGAAGCATCTGAATCGGAGCTTTCGGATGCAGCAGCAAAAGGAGATTTGTATGGATTGTACAATGACCCGCATACAGGTGTAGCCTTAGCCGCTCTATTTAAACTACTAAATAAGAAGGTTATACAAAAAGGGCAAAGGGTTGTGGTAATTTCTACTGCAAATGGGCTTAAATTTACTGAATTTAAAGTAAATTTTCACGAAGGAAAAATTGAGAATATAAATAAAAAACTTATGAATTCGATCATTCCTTGCAAGGCAAATATTCAAGAAGTAAAAGAAAGGTTGAAACAAATTTTACAATAA
- a CDS encoding acyl-CoA/acyl-ACP dehydrogenase encodes MNFEIGEESKKFLEVFREFCKKEISDSVEDSEKNGEIPKSHFTKLYDIGYNGLLHKEEYGGSDSGYLQAILTQEILSEYCGSTFFSVGASVGLFGIPLSEYGTEEQKKIYLREVISGKKIGCLAVTEPDAGSDVSSITSTAKKIGSEYILNGQKTYITNAPICDYILALARIFDSEKKESGLTCFVFESNKKGVVRGKKLSKMGLKGSPTGELFFEEVRLNQENILGRPGKGFQMIMEAFNRERLSLAAYCVGTMAACLNDCIEFSKKRKSFGRPISKHQSVGFMLSDILVKYESARVVLHEASWMMDKFSNSKKSDSRMMHNGSPVDLTAKMATAKLLASTHAREVANLAVQIHGGAGFMDEYRVSRIYRDVKLAEIGGGTSEIQKQIIARSEKKRVK; translated from the coding sequence ATGAATTTTGAAATAGGAGAGGAAAGTAAAAAATTTTTAGAAGTATTTAGAGAATTTTGTAAAAAGGAAATTTCTGATTCAGTAGAGGATTCAGAGAAAAATGGCGAAATTCCCAAAAGCCATTTTACGAAATTATACGATATAGGCTATAATGGTTTACTGCATAAAGAAGAATACGGAGGGTCTGATTCGGGGTATTTACAAGCAATCCTTACTCAAGAAATTCTTTCAGAATACTGTGGCTCTACTTTTTTTTCAGTTGGTGCGTCTGTAGGTTTATTTGGAATTCCACTAAGCGAGTATGGAACAGAAGAACAAAAAAAAATCTATTTAAGAGAAGTAATATCCGGGAAAAAAATTGGTTGTCTTGCAGTGACCGAGCCTGACGCGGGTTCGGATGTATCCAGTATAACATCAACTGCAAAAAAAATCGGAAGCGAATATATACTAAACGGTCAAAAAACTTATATAACCAACGCACCAATTTGTGACTATATCCTAGCACTTGCAAGGATTTTTGACTCAGAAAAAAAAGAGAGCGGGCTTACTTGTTTTGTATTCGAGTCAAACAAAAAAGGAGTAGTTAGAGGAAAAAAACTTTCTAAAATGGGTTTAAAAGGCTCTCCTACAGGTGAATTATTTTTTGAAGAAGTTCGCTTAAACCAAGAAAATATACTTGGAAGACCGGGAAAAGGGTTTCAAATGATTATGGAAGCCTTTAACAGAGAAAGGCTTTCTCTTGCGGCATACTGTGTAGGCACTATGGCGGCTTGTCTTAATGATTGTATAGAATTCTCCAAGAAGAGAAAATCTTTTGGAAGACCAATTTCCAAGCACCAGAGCGTTGGCTTTATGTTATCGGATATATTAGTGAAGTATGAATCTGCAAGGGTGGTTTTACATGAGGCCTCTTGGATGATGGACAAATTTTCTAATAGTAAAAAATCTGATTCAAGAATGATGCATAACGGTTCCCCGGTTGATTTGACCGCAAAAATGGCAACTGCAAAATTACTCGCATCTACCCACGCAAGAGAGGTCGCAAACCTTGCAGTACAAATTCATGGTGGGGCAGGCTTCATGGATGAATACAGAGTCTCCAGAATTTATAGGGATGTAAAGCTCGCAGAAATCGGTGGGGGAACTTCTGAAATTCAAAAGCAAATCATTGCTCGATCTGAAAAAAAGAGGGTAAAATAA
- a CDS encoding acyl-CoA dehydrogenase family protein, translating to MDFSLPEDVLEFKESVKEFARKEILPSAEERDLNRTWDPKLWKKMGEIGLLGLPIPIEYGGQGANCLTTTVATEAFAEGSLDGGLTLAWGAHSIIGAMPIVLCGTEEQKKKYLPKMASGEWTAGLGLTEPYSGSDAAGSMQTRAVKKGDKYILNGSKMFITNGPIGDVFTVMAVTDKYKGAFGVSVFIIEKNFKGFSVGKKLEKLGMRTSTTSELIFQDMEVPLENMISKENSGFIRVGKATLEWERTVLVASSIGSMQSMLDSAVRYAKEREQFGEPIINFQAIQNKIAIARMKLDASRLLIYKSAIKKDRGESAPIESSIAKLYSTESTIEVAYDMGQIFGGYGFIHEYPIERAYRDARLGTLGAGTSEVMRSIISANLQGGIK from the coding sequence ATGGATTTTTCTCTTCCTGAAGATGTACTTGAGTTTAAAGAGTCTGTAAAAGAATTTGCCAGAAAAGAAATCCTACCGAGTGCAGAAGAGAGGGATTTGAACAGGACATGGGACCCAAAGCTTTGGAAAAAAATGGGAGAAATTGGACTACTTGGGCTTCCAATTCCAATAGAGTATGGAGGGCAGGGGGCGAATTGCCTCACTACAACTGTTGCTACCGAAGCCTTTGCAGAGGGATCACTCGATGGAGGGCTTACACTTGCTTGGGGGGCGCATAGTATCATAGGTGCAATGCCTATAGTTTTATGCGGTACAGAAGAGCAGAAAAAAAAATATTTACCAAAAATGGCTTCAGGCGAGTGGACTGCGGGGCTTGGGCTTACAGAGCCTTATTCTGGTAGTGACGCTGCGGGAAGTATGCAAACTCGTGCGGTTAAAAAAGGAGATAAATATATACTCAATGGATCCAAAATGTTTATTACAAACGGACCTATTGGTGATGTATTTACAGTTATGGCGGTCACGGATAAGTATAAAGGAGCTTTTGGAGTTTCTGTATTCATCATAGAGAAAAATTTTAAAGGATTTAGCGTTGGTAAAAAATTAGAAAAACTTGGTATGAGAACAAGCACTACAAGCGAGCTGATTTTCCAAGATATGGAAGTTCCCTTGGAAAATATGATTTCTAAAGAAAACTCTGGATTTATAAGAGTGGGGAAGGCCACGCTTGAATGGGAAAGGACAGTGCTTGTAGCAAGCTCTATTGGCTCTATGCAGTCAATGCTCGATTCGGCAGTGCGTTATGCGAAAGAGAGGGAGCAGTTTGGTGAGCCAATCATAAATTTTCAAGCAATCCAGAATAAAATTGCAATTGCCAGAATGAAGTTAGACGCGTCTAGACTTTTAATTTACAAAAGTGCAATCAAAAAAGATAGAGGCGAGTCTGCACCGATTGAGTCTTCAATTGCAAAACTTTATTCTACAGAGTCAACGATAGAGGTAGCTTATGATATGGGACAGATTTTTGGTGGGTATGGTTTTATTCACGAATACCCTATTGAAAGAGCCTACAGGGATGCAAGACTTGGAACTTTGGGGGCAGGTACATCTGAGGTGATGAGATCCATTATCTCTGCAAATTTACAGGGAGGGATAAAATGA
- a CDS encoding HNH endonuclease, translated as MAEVFWSDVSDEEISRERKIAKELKTTAWWKKKRSDGVCYYCKNKFPMSEITMDHLIPLVRGGKSIKSNLVPSCKKCNFEKRHSLPTEI; from the coding sequence ATGGCTGAAGTTTTTTGGTCGGATGTGAGTGATGAAGAAATTTCAAGAGAAAGAAAAATTGCAAAAGAGTTAAAGACTACAGCATGGTGGAAAAAAAAACGCTCCGATGGAGTTTGCTATTACTGTAAAAATAAATTTCCTATGAGTGAAATCACTATGGATCATTTGATTCCTCTTGTCCGAGGAGGAAAGTCAATTAAGTCTAATTTAGTTCCTTCTTGCAAGAAATGCAATTTTGAAAAAAGACACAGCCTCCCTACTGAAATTTAG
- a CDS encoding 1-acyl-sn-glycerol-3-phosphate acyltransferase, with amino-acid sequence MLEVEGLENVPRAGRVMLVPNHSGLLGWDALVLQNEIFRQKLRIPRTMAHAFWESTPFLKEMSGKFGFFATDFKRAVKILKRNKLMIIFPEAEHGNFKPSYKMYQLADFNPGFVALAIMTHTPVVPVVILGAEENYINLGTVDWFEKWIGAKVPIPLNLLPLPSKWKIKFLKPISFSKYNRTDVKNEKFLLEVTQNIRFRIQATIHKELVKKGIFKF; translated from the coding sequence ATGCTCGAAGTAGAGGGCTTAGAAAATGTACCGAGGGCGGGTAGGGTCATGCTTGTCCCAAACCATAGCGGGTTACTTGGCTGGGACGCACTTGTGCTTCAAAATGAAATATTTCGACAAAAATTGAGAATCCCGAGAACTATGGCACATGCATTTTGGGAATCAACCCCATTTTTAAAAGAGATGAGTGGTAAGTTTGGGTTTTTTGCGACTGATTTTAAAAGAGCCGTAAAAATTCTAAAAAGAAACAAGTTGATGATAATTTTTCCAGAAGCAGAGCACGGTAATTTCAAACCTTCTTACAAAATGTACCAATTGGCAGACTTTAATCCCGGGTTTGTTGCACTTGCGATTATGACCCACACACCAGTTGTGCCTGTGGTAATACTCGGAGCAGAAGAAAATTATATAAATCTGGGAACAGTGGATTGGTTTGAAAAATGGATTGGTGCAAAAGTTCCGATTCCTTTGAATTTACTCCCTCTACCTTCCAAGTGGAAGATCAAATTTTTAAAACCGATTTCTTTTTCCAAATACAACAGAACAGATGTGAAAAATGAAAAGTTTTTGCTGGAAGTCACCCAGAATATTCGATTTAGAATTCAAGCTACTATCCACAAGGAGCTTGTAAAAAAAGGAATATTCAAATTTTAA
- a CDS encoding SPFH domain-containing protein translates to MALIDVIKFEGDRDLIVWKYPAIDLSYATQLIVNESQEAVFFKEGKALDVFGPGTHTLKTGNVPILEKLVNLPFGGKTPFTAEVYYVNKAVIPMKWGTISPIPLEDPKYKIMIELRAFGSYNMKIADSKNFVTTVVGASHKYSNGEIDSFLKPFIDQRLGDFLSEVVLSNNTSIVEINKYRNEAGSAGKTTIQADFQKYGIEVIDFLIQSINFDKGDPNFQKIQKILSEKFEIDTLGAAYQQKRMLDIGEAAAKNESGGAGNTMGAGLGLGVGMNMGNMMAGMMGQNMQAGTQPQNTQANDPMARIAKLKQLLDGGMISADEFETKKKEILSSI, encoded by the coding sequence ATGGCACTAATAGACGTAATCAAATTTGAAGGCGATCGAGACCTTATTGTATGGAAATACCCAGCAATTGATCTAAGCTACGCTACACAATTAATTGTAAATGAAAGCCAAGAGGCAGTATTTTTTAAAGAAGGAAAAGCTCTCGACGTATTCGGTCCGGGTACCCACACTCTAAAAACAGGAAATGTACCAATTTTAGAAAAATTAGTAAACCTTCCTTTTGGTGGAAAAACTCCTTTTACTGCTGAGGTGTACTATGTGAATAAAGCAGTGATTCCTATGAAGTGGGGAACAATCTCACCCATCCCATTAGAAGACCCAAAGTACAAGATTATGATTGAGCTACGTGCATTTGGTTCATACAATATGAAAATTGCAGACTCCAAAAACTTTGTGACTACGGTAGTCGGAGCCTCCCACAAATACAGCAATGGCGAAATTGACAGTTTCTTAAAACCATTTATAGATCAAAGACTCGGAGATTTTCTATCTGAAGTAGTTTTAAGTAATAATACTTCCATAGTCGAGATCAATAAATACAGAAACGAAGCAGGCTCTGCTGGTAAGACTACAATTCAGGCAGACTTCCAAAAATATGGAATTGAAGTGATTGATTTTCTGATTCAATCTATCAACTTCGACAAAGGCGATCCTAACTTCCAGAAAATACAAAAAATTCTATCAGAGAAATTTGAGATAGATACGTTAGGCGCAGCTTACCAACAAAAACGAATGCTGGATATCGGAGAAGCAGCTGCAAAAAATGAAAGTGGAGGAGCCGGAAATACTATGGGAGCTGGACTCGGACTTGGAGTCGGCATGAACATGGGTAATATGATGGCTGGAATGATGGGCCAGAATATGCAGGCAGGCACACAACCACAAAACACTCAAGCCAATGACCCAATGGCGAGGATCGCAAAGCTAAAGCAGCTTCTCGACGGTGGGATGATTTCTGCCGATGAATTTGAAACAAAGAAAAAGGAAATCCTATCCTCAATTTAA
- a CDS encoding SDR family oxidoreductase: MLANRFIAKEVFQENLFKEKTILITGGGSGIGRLIADSFAELGANLVISSRDSEKIQRASDEIQNDWGVEVKPISCDISNPDSVKAMVNNAFSWKTVDILINNAGANTLRPTENLSFVRWKAILDTVLSGTFYVTREVAAKWIKKKSKGNIINIASTTGWTGSPLMAPSGAAKAGIINLGKTLGSEWGKYGIRINDVSPGPVFTKGSFDRLWLNEEVIEMIHKKVPLGKFPRPEDVVGSVIFLASPAAEFLTGASIAVDGGESLKPSFADLITEFRPRKKIESDENLL; this comes from the coding sequence ATGCTCGCGAACCGATTTATTGCAAAAGAAGTATTCCAAGAGAATTTATTTAAAGAAAAAACTATTTTGATTACAGGAGGTGGATCCGGGATAGGGAGACTAATTGCAGATAGTTTTGCCGAGCTTGGAGCAAACTTAGTAATTTCATCTCGAGACTCTGAAAAAATTCAACGTGCGTCAGACGAAATCCAAAACGATTGGGGGGTAGAAGTAAAGCCAATTTCTTGCGATATTTCTAACCCGGATTCAGTCAAGGCGATGGTGAATAACGCATTCTCCTGGAAGACAGTAGATATTCTAATCAATAACGCAGGTGCAAATACGTTACGCCCCACAGAGAATCTTTCTTTTGTAAGATGGAAAGCGATTCTTGATACAGTCTTGTCCGGTACATTCTATGTTACAAGAGAAGTGGCCGCCAAGTGGATAAAGAAAAAATCCAAAGGAAACATCATAAACATTGCATCTACTACAGGTTGGACAGGATCTCCACTTATGGCTCCATCTGGCGCAGCAAAAGCAGGGATAATCAATTTAGGAAAAACTCTCGGAAGCGAATGGGGGAAGTATGGTATTAGAATAAACGATGTGAGTCCGGGGCCAGTTTTTACAAAGGGAAGTTTTGATAGACTTTGGTTGAATGAAGAAGTAATTGAGATGATTCATAAAAAAGTTCCACTTGGAAAATTTCCAAGACCGGAAGATGTTGTAGGAAGTGTAATTTTTTTAGCCAGTCCTGCTGCCGAATTTTTGACAGGTGCATCTATTGCAGTGGACGGAGGAGAATCTTTGAAGCCGAGCTTTGCAGATTTAATAACCGAGTTTCGTCCAAGAAAAAAAATTGAAAGCGACGAAAATTTGCTCTAA
- a CDS encoding CBS domain-containing protein: MENILSRTEKLLRVKVKDIMSTNLVTVDADDLIGKASRLMIENRMHSLLVMKNAKPTYMISTYDLIKVSYEDTFSEDSADMLRTQVEELVKGQKMASVNSEDFIIDVLKIIVDYNFHSLPVIDEGIVKGVVTLMDLAKWYMKTHEELQR; this comes from the coding sequence ATGGAAAATATACTTTCAAGAACAGAAAAGTTACTAAGAGTAAAAGTAAAAGATATAATGAGTACGAATCTTGTCACGGTTGATGCAGACGATTTAATCGGAAAGGCTTCGAGGCTTATGATAGAAAATAGAATGCACAGCCTACTCGTGATGAAAAATGCAAAGCCAACATACATGATTTCTACTTATGATTTGATAAAAGTTTCCTACGAAGATACATTTAGCGAAGATAGCGCAGACATGCTTAGGACTCAAGTGGAGGAGCTTGTAAAAGGGCAGAAGATGGCAAGTGTAAACTCTGAGGACTTTATTATAGATGTGCTTAAAATTATTGTAGACTATAATTTTCACTCTTTACCTGTAATTGATGAAGGTATTGTGAAAGGTGTAGTGACATTAATGGATCTCGCTAAGTGGTATATGAAAACCCACGAGGAATTGCAACGCTAA
- a CDS encoding acyltransferase family protein, whose translation MKGRLFYTDNLRSFLLLLGIFFHSTIIFSETDGYVLKDLERAYWYDIPTKFIHIFRMPLFFYLAGYFSELVLVQKGIPTFIKHRFWRIFIPTIFGVLAFSPVEYFFQNKLQNPDLSFLEFYIHFFHIEKFQFSYIWFLIYLLIYTFLFILFKVFLQYIPKLYFLNKSNKKDWKEKKNLQNKTNQLYFLKILHFIFFGILFSFSVSLISHTFFLIGFSIFKIDIFSFIGYFSYFLCGVFSFRYSILQIFQLEKNSYLFACVLGVIAFILYLKIDFLDPYWIPYFDAYRKWIRFFHLFLESVLAWLLSYLLLSSFQKWVNFENSFSKYLLKSSLPVFLIHFPVSLVLGYYLVEIKLEQTVKFLVHFAGVTFFSFLIYDVFIKNSYFLNILLGNKGK comes from the coding sequence ATGAAGGGAAGACTTTTCTATACAGACAATCTAAGGTCATTTTTACTGCTTCTTGGAATATTTTTCCATAGTACTATTATTTTCTCTGAAACAGATGGGTACGTATTAAAAGATTTAGAGAGAGCTTACTGGTACGATATACCTACAAAATTTATTCATATTTTCAGAATGCCCCTTTTTTTTTATTTAGCCGGATATTTTTCGGAATTGGTACTAGTGCAAAAAGGAATACCCACTTTTATAAAACACAGATTTTGGAGGATTTTTATCCCTACAATTTTTGGAGTTTTAGCTTTTAGTCCTGTAGAATATTTTTTCCAAAATAAATTACAAAACCCTGATTTATCTTTCTTAGAATTCTACATTCATTTTTTTCATATAGAAAAATTTCAATTTTCCTATATTTGGTTTTTAATCTATCTCTTGATATATACATTTCTATTTATTTTATTTAAAGTGTTTTTACAATACATCCCAAAACTATATTTTTTGAATAAATCAAACAAAAAAGATTGGAAAGAAAAAAAGAATTTACAAAACAAAACTAACCAATTGTACTTTTTAAAAATTCTACATTTTATTTTCTTCGGAATTTTATTCAGCTTTTCTGTTTCTCTAATCAGCCATACTTTTTTTTTAATAGGGTTTAGTATTTTTAAAATTGATATTTTCAGCTTTATAGGCTATTTTTCTTATTTTTTATGCGGGGTCTTTTCTTTTCGATATTCTATTTTGCAAATATTCCAATTGGAAAAAAATAGCTATCTATTCGCCTGTGTTTTGGGAGTCATTGCATTTATTTTATATTTGAAGATAGATTTTTTAGATCCGTACTGGATTCCTTATTTTGATGCTTACAGAAAATGGATTCGGTTTTTTCATTTATTTTTAGAATCTGTCTTGGCTTGGCTCCTTTCCTATCTACTCTTAAGCTCTTTTCAAAAGTGGGTGAACTTTGAAAATTCATTTTCTAAATATTTACTAAAGTCCAGCCTCCCGGTATTTCTAATCCATTTTCCGGTATCTTTAGTATTGGGGTACTATCTCGTTGAAATAAAGCTTGAGCAAACTGTGAAATTTTTAGTTCATTTTGCAGGTGTAACCTTTTTTAGTTTTCTAATCTACGATGTATTTATAAAAAACTCTTATTTTCTAAATATCCTATTAGGGAATAAAGGGAAATAA
- a CDS encoding leucine--tRNA ligase encodes MDYPFKQIEEKWQRYWEDNKTFLTDEDESKEKFYCLDMFPYPSGAGLHVGHPEGYTATDIISRYKRMQGFRVLHPMGWDSFGLPAERYAMTTGIHPSVTTKSNIDNFKKQIKMLGLSYDWEKEIATSDSKYYKFTQVIFLKIYNSYYDIDLDKGVPIRELISEFEKNGSKKVNSASWDYSRVFSEKDWKNFSSVEKETILSDFRLVYIANIPVNWCEGLGTVLANEEVEEWVGKGYTVVRKPMRQYMMRITAYSDRLLQDLDLVSWPQSTLEMQKNWIGKSRGIEINFYTESGKPIRVFTTRPDTIFGVTYLVLSPEHPLVDEITTQENKNSVEEYKKATSIKSDLDRTDLNKDKTGVKTGSFAINPANNEKIPVWIGDYVLYGYGTGAIMAVPAHDTRDFEFAEKFFLPILQVIHSEENLPFDSKNSYCINSNSSEVQLNGLGFEESFEKISKWAESKKIGKVKNQYKLRDWLFARQRYWGEPIPLVHLENGETFSLSEDSLPLELPDLKEFKPSGTEESPLALAKNWLSYYDPKTGKRGRRETNTMPQWAGSCWYYLRFIDPINDELFCDPVKEKKWMPVDLYVGGAEHAVLHLLYSRFWHKVLFDLGYVSTPEPFKKLVHQGLILGEDKKKMSKSLGNVVNPDEVVKEYGADSLRLFEMFMGPLEIAKPWSTKGVEGIFRFLNRIWRLFHGKDGENFFVEDIEPNEKELKILHRTIEKVSSDIENLSFNTAISQMMIFVNELTPENRRPREILEKFVLILAPFAPHLAEELWEKLGNKKSLSYEKFPKLNRKFLTEDSVKIVVQVNGKLRGEFFADKNITEIDAIEKAKNLDKVTQFLQDKQIKKSIYIKEKLVNIVV; translated from the coding sequence ATGGATTACCCTTTCAAGCAGATTGAAGAGAAGTGGCAGAGATATTGGGAAGATAACAAAACTTTTTTAACGGACGAGGATGAGTCTAAGGAAAAGTTTTATTGCCTCGATATGTTCCCTTATCCAAGCGGTGCGGGTCTTCATGTAGGACATCCAGAAGGTTATACAGCAACAGATATAATTTCCAGATACAAAAGGATGCAAGGGTTTAGAGTTCTTCATCCTATGGGCTGGGATTCTTTTGGTCTTCCGGCAGAGAGATACGCCATGACCACAGGGATTCACCCGAGCGTAACAACAAAATCGAATATAGACAATTTCAAAAAACAAATTAAGATGCTGGGTCTTTCTTATGATTGGGAAAAAGAAATTGCAACGTCTGATTCTAAGTACTACAAATTCACTCAAGTGATCTTCTTAAAGATTTACAACAGCTATTACGATATAGACTTAGACAAAGGAGTCCCGATTAGAGAGTTAATTTCTGAATTTGAAAAAAACGGCTCTAAAAAAGTAAACTCAGCGTCTTGGGATTATAGTAGAGTCTTTAGCGAAAAAGATTGGAAAAATTTTTCCTCGGTTGAAAAAGAAACCATTTTGTCTGATTTTAGATTGGTTTATATTGCTAATATTCCTGTAAATTGGTGTGAGGGTCTTGGCACCGTACTTGCCAACGAAGAAGTAGAAGAATGGGTAGGGAAGGGCTATACAGTAGTTCGTAAACCCATGCGTCAGTACATGATGAGAATTACAGCCTATTCCGACAGGCTATTGCAAGACTTGGATTTAGTGTCTTGGCCCCAGTCCACTTTAGAAATGCAAAAAAACTGGATCGGTAAAAGTAGGGGAATTGAGATAAATTTTTATACAGAATCAGGTAAACCAATCAGGGTATTTACGACCAGACCGGATACAATTTTTGGAGTAACGTATTTAGTTTTATCTCCTGAACACCCCTTGGTAGATGAAATTACTACTCAAGAGAATAAAAACTCTGTGGAAGAATACAAAAAAGCCACTTCTATAAAAAGCGATTTAGACCGGACTGACTTGAATAAGGACAAAACAGGGGTAAAAACGGGTAGTTTTGCCATAAATCCTGCAAATAATGAGAAAATTCCGGTCTGGATTGGTGATTATGTTCTCTATGGATACGGAACAGGTGCGATTATGGCTGTACCTGCTCACGATACTAGGGATTTTGAGTTTGCAGAAAAATTTTTCTTACCCATTCTACAAGTAATTCACTCAGAGGAAAACCTGCCTTTTGATTCAAAAAACTCGTATTGCATAAATTCTAACTCAAGTGAAGTCCAATTGAACGGTCTTGGATTTGAAGAGTCGTTTGAAAAGATTTCTAAATGGGCAGAGTCCAAAAAAATCGGGAAGGTGAAAAATCAGTATAAGTTAAGAGACTGGTTATTTGCAAGGCAGAGGTATTGGGGAGAACCTATTCCGCTTGTGCATTTAGAAAATGGGGAGACTTTTTCTCTTAGCGAAGACTCATTGCCTTTGGAGTTGCCTGACCTAAAAGAATTCAAGCCTTCTGGAACAGAAGAGTCTCCTTTGGCGCTTGCAAAGAATTGGTTAAGTTATTACGACCCAAAAACAGGTAAGAGAGGTAGGAGAGAAACAAATACCATGCCTCAATGGGCGGGATCTTGCTGGTACTATTTAAGGTTTATTGATCCTATAAATGATGAACTATTTTGTGATCCAGTAAAAGAAAAGAAATGGATGCCTGTTGACCTATACGTCGGTGGTGCTGAGCATGCAGTTTTGCATTTATTGTATTCTAGGTTTTGGCATAAGGTTTTATTTGATCTGGGCTATGTTTCTACACCAGAGCCTTTTAAGAAATTGGTTCACCAAGGACTTATATTAGGTGAAGACAAAAAGAAAATGTCCAAGTCGCTTGGTAACGTAGTCAATCCTGACGAGGTAGTAAAAGAATACGGTGCGGACAGTTTACGACTTTTTGAAATGTTTATGGGTCCTCTCGAAATCGCAAAACCTTGGAGTACGAAAGGGGTAGAGGGAATTTTTAGATTTTTAAATAGAATTTGGAGGTTGTTCCACGGCAAAGATGGAGAAAACTTTTTTGTAGAAGATATAGAGCCAAATGAAAAAGAGTTAAAAATTTTACACCGGACAATAGAAAAAGTTTCTTCAGACATTGAGAATCTTTCTTTCAATACTGCAATTTCTCAGATGATGATTTTTGTAAATGAGTTGACTCCGGAAAATAGAAGACCAAGAGAAATCTTAGAAAAATTTGTATTGATTTTAGCGCCATTCGCTCCTCACCTTGCAGAAGAGCTCTGGGAGAAGTTAGGAAATAAGAAAAGTTTGTCGTATGAAAAATTTCCAAAGCTAAATAGAAAATTTTTAACAGAGGATTCTGTGAAAATAGTAGTTCAGGTAAACGGAAAATTAAGAGGCGAGTTTTTTGCAGATAAAAATATCACCGAAATTGATGCCATCGAAAAAGCAAAAAACTTAGATAAAGTAACCCAGTTTTTGCAAGACAAGCAAATTAAGAAATCCATTTATATAAAAGAAAAATTAGTCAACATAGTAGTTTAA